Sequence from the Persephonella sp. genome:
TAAGGGTTGCCCTTTATGTAGAAGCTATAGCTTCAGATGGCAAAAACCTATATAGAGGCTATGAATCTGCCGGGGGTACCATAGGATATGAATTTTTTCAGGGAGATACAATCAATATAATTGATTATGTTGCTTCAAAGGCAGCCCACAGGGCAGTCTTAGGACTTAGTGCAAAACCAGCTCCCCTTGGAAGTATGCCGGTTATTATTTCTTCTGAAGCCGGTGGAACAATGATACATGAGGCTGTAGGTCATGGTCTTGAGGCTGACCTTGCAGAAAAAGGAATGTCCGTTTATGCAGGAAAAATCGGAGAAAAAGTAGCCTCAGAAAAAATAACTGTTATTGATGACGGAACCATAGAAGGTAAGATGGGCAGTTTTAATTTTGATGATGAAGGGGTTCCGGCCCAGAGAACAGTTTTGATTGAAAATGGTATTTTAAAGGGCTTTATGTATGATAGATTAACTGCAATGCAAACAGGAAAAAGCTCAACAGGAAATGGTAGAAGGGATACTTACAGGAATATCCCAATTGTTAGAATGCGAAACACATTTATTACTCCAGGTAAAGACAACCCTCATGATTTTATCAAAGATACTAAAAAGGGATTGTATGTTGTCAAAATGGGAGGCGGACAGGTTAACACAGTTAACGGAGATTTTATGTTTGAAATTATAGAAGGATATATGATAGAAAATGGAGAAATAACTTATCCAATTAAAGGGGCTGCTCTTATGGGAAATGGCCCTAAAGCCATGCAGGATGTTGAAGCCGTTGGATATGATATAGGCTGGGCTATAGGAACCTGCGGAAAAAACGGACAGGCAGCTCTAGTTGGTGATGCCCAACCAACAATAAAAATAAAATCACTTATAGTAGGAGGAAGTTCTTGAAAACCAAAGCAGTTTTCCTTGATAGAGATGGAGTGATTAATGAGGATTTTGGTTATGTCCACAAAATAGAAAATTTTCATATTTATCCTGAAGTTTTTCCGGCTTTAAAAAAATTACAGGAAGCAGGCTATAAACTGCTTATAGTAACAAACCAGTCTGGAATTGCAGTGGGATATTACACAGAAGAAGATTTTTTAAAACTTACAGAGCATATTCTAAAGGTTTTTGAAAATGAAGGAATAAAAATAGATAAGGTGTATTATTGTCCACACCATCCAGAAGGAATAATTCCTGAACTGGCAATAAAATGCGATTGCAGAAAACCGGAAAGCGGGATGATAAGACAGGGGATACAGGAATTTAATATAGACCCATCTGCTTCATTCCTTATAGGAGATAAAGAAAATGATATAAAAGCTGCACACAAAGAAGGTATAAAAGCTGCTCTTGTAAAAACAGGACAAGGAATGAAATATGTTGAAAACACAGAGGCAGATTATATAGGGGAAAATATACTTGATGTTGTAGAAAACTTTATTCTAAAAGAAGCTAAAGTTTAATATTCCTTCTGTCTTCTACTATCTCAACAAAATTTCCGTCTGGGTCTTGAATAAAAAAGTATAAAATCCCTGTTCTCCCTTTTTTTATTTCTATATCTTCCTGAATTATGCCTTTATCTAACAAATGCTTCTTTGCCTTATGTATATCAGGAACAGATAAAGCAAAATGTTTAACACCAATTCTTTTTAAGTCTTCCCATAGTTCAACTAATTCTTTGCCGATATGCTCTTTAAAACAAAAAAGCTCAAGTATAAATCCATTTAGATATAAATGCTTAATTTCCAGATTATCATCCTTGTAGCAAGCTATTTCTTTAAAACCAAGTATTGAGTAGAACTCCACGGCTTTCTCCATGTCTGAAACTGAAACAGCTACATGATGAATTCTAAACTCCATTACTGCTCCACAAATTTTGATAGTTTTTGTTTTCTATTTTCCAAAAATTTATTATAGTCTTTTATAAAAGCTAAAAATCTTTTTTGTAAAGTCTGCAAATCCGTTTCAAGTAATGTATCTAATTTTTTGCCTGTCAAAACTTTTATTAGGTTTTCTTTTTCCTCAGGTAGATATTTACCCATTATAGCTATCATATCTTCATCAGGAGGATAAATCTCTTCTATTTCCAGATAGGAAAAAGCAGGAAAAAATCTCCTTGAAGAAAATCCAAGTAAATAAGCTTTATAGGAGTTATCCGTTAATTTCTCAATATGAAATTGGGTATAAAATACTTTAAATTTGCCACTATTTCCACATACACCATAATAATCAGGCAGTTTTACAGCAAACGGAAAAGGCTCTTCGTCCTCAAAATTTAGCGGGGTTCTGGAACTGCCCCGATAGAAAATCTTTGTATCCTCTACCTCATTTACAACACCTATTCTCTTTATACAGCCTAATCTGTATGTTGAGTATCTTGTGTTTCCAATTCTTTTTGCCAGTAGATACAAAGCCCCGTGAAAATAAACAATTTTTAACGGAATAATATCCTTTGTTTTATTTTTGTATCTGATTTTTATAACCCGCTTTTTAAGGATGTCCTCAATAAGTGTGTCCACAAGTTGAAAATCATAAGGATAATTTCCTGTGTGTAGCAATGGTATATTTGTAAAGGCATTATTCAGAATAAATTCCTTTTCTTCGGAAATTTTTTCTCCGGCTTTCCTGAGAATATTTTTTATTACATTTTGATACTCAAATTTTTTGTATTCTTCAGGGGTAAAAGTAAGTGAAAGAAGCAGGGCATCTTTCTCTTTATCACTGAGGGAAATAATATTTGTAAACATCCTTTCATTTATTTTCCATCTGTTTGACCTTCCTGAAATCTGTTTTTCTATATAATCCCTTGTGTGTAGATGATTTAGGTAGTTATTCAGCTTCCTTCTTTTGTTTTCATAATTTCCCTGTAAAATACCCAGATTACTCAGAAAATCCCGTATCTGTTTAGTTTCAACCCACTCCCCTTTATCAAGAAGAAACTTTATTATCTCTATATAAGCCCTTAAAAACTCAGCATCATTCCTTGTCATTCTTTCCTGAGTATAAACTAAAATCTCTATGGGAAAAATTATTTCACATTTATCTTTTATATTAAAGTCAGAAAAAGGGTAAAGCATCCGTTAATTAAGATAGAGGAATAAAAAACCTCTGGAGGTAAAGCCTTTATGCAAAAAAGCTTCCTTAAACAATTTTTGCTCAGCCTTGATGATGAGTCCCTTGAGTATCTTACTACTGTTCTTGTTGATTTGAGCGAGTATGGATGGACAATATTTGATTCTACCAAAGTAATGTCCCACCTCTTTTCTGATATCAACGTTACAATGTCTGCCATTGATGAAATTATTGCCTTAAACAACCCTAAATATGAAAATCTTTTCCGTGCATTGCTCAACTACTTTATTACAAAATTCAGCGAAGAAGACTTTGAACTGGTTTTTGATTATCTGATGGATAAATATTTTGAACTGGAAAAGAACAGATATGAAGTTGTTGATGTAATTCTTACACTGATTCATCTGGAAGAAAGCAATATCGTTATGTTTGAAGACCACTTCTATGAATTGGTTGAGGCGACTTATTCAGATAAAGAAACAAAAGTTCTTAGATACTATGAGTTTCTGAACTTTTATGCATCTTACGATGTTGTTGAAGCCAGAGAATTCCTTGAAAAACTCAAAGAAAAATATCCTGATGAAGACCTGCTTTATGAGATAGAGGGTCATATCGCAATGAATATTGTTGATAATGATTATAAGCTTGCTATGAAAGCATTCCAGAATGTCGCAGAATGGATTATATTTCGTGTATCTATGGATTACCCAAAAGATAATCTAAACTCAAATATGCTGTTTTTCCTTTCTGCCTATGCAGAACTTTTGATTAGTAGCAATGATATTGAAAAAGCCCAGAAGATTATAGATATTGCCTCTTCTATAATTGATACAGTTGCAAAAAATGAATTTGAAAATCTGAGGGATAATGATGCTTTTCAGGTGATGGTAAGTTATACAGAATATTTCCTTTATGTAAATATCCAGCTGCTTAAACACATTCAGTCTGAACTTTCTGATAAAGAAGCTTACGAAAAGTCTGTAAACAAACTAAAAGAAATTTCTCCGTTCCTGTATGACAAAATCCAAGATTACATTGACTTTGACGATGTGCTAAATTCAGCCTATTTTGAAACAGAAGAAAAATGATCTTTCTAGCCCCGAAAGGGGCTTTTAAAACAGCTTTCCTATTTTCCTAAATCCAAAGATATATAAAGCCACACTTAAAATTGTCAGCGCCACAAAATAGATACCCAAATCAATAGAAGAAATTCCCCTGAAAAATATGCTGATACTTCCTTCAATGTAATATCTAAGAGGTGAGAGATAAGAAAGATACTGGATTGCAGGATGCATTGAGTATATCGGTGTCCATGCACCGCTGAGAAAGATAATAGGCATCATAATAATTACAGACAGCTGTGCCACCTGAAGCATATTTTGTGCTACAGACGCAATAAAAAGTCCTATTCCGCTAACAGAAAGTAGATAAACAAATGTAAAAACAATAAAAACCCAGAAATTGCCATTCATAGGAACGTCAAA
This genomic interval carries:
- a CDS encoding TldD/PmbA family protein, producing the protein MKTFIREIAPYLLTRLMSNGGEFGEIFYERTYSTILKYEDNRLSKAVEGIDEGVGIRLIKNGKTHYGYTSEINKENLELLVSTINSHEGEGKIKVGIEHLIGYSPAKIDPEDYFLKRKKEILLTANDIVRSYDPQIKQAGITLKDIKREILIINTDGDIVEDTQIRVALYVEAIASDGKNLYRGYESAGGTIGYEFFQGDTINIIDYVASKAAHRAVLGLSAKPAPLGSMPVIISSEAGGTMIHEAVGHGLEADLAEKGMSVYAGKIGEKVASEKITVIDDGTIEGKMGSFNFDDEGVPAQRTVLIENGILKGFMYDRLTAMQTGKSSTGNGRRDTYRNIPIVRMRNTFITPGKDNPHDFIKDTKKGLYVVKMGGGQVNTVNGDFMFEIIEGYMIENGEITYPIKGAALMGNGPKAMQDVEAVGYDIGWAIGTCGKNGQAALVGDAQPTIKIKSLIVGGSS
- the gmhB gene encoding D-glycero-beta-D-manno-heptose 1,7-bisphosphate 7-phosphatase; amino-acid sequence: MKTKAVFLDRDGVINEDFGYVHKIENFHIYPEVFPALKKLQEAGYKLLIVTNQSGIAVGYYTEEDFLKLTEHILKVFENEGIKIDKVYYCPHHPEGIIPELAIKCDCRKPESGMIRQGIQEFNIDPSASFLIGDKENDIKAAHKEGIKAALVKTGQGMKYVENTEADYIGENILDVVENFILKEAKV
- a CDS encoding VOC family protein — translated: MEFRIHHVAVSVSDMEKAVEFYSILGFKEIACYKDDNLEIKHLYLNGFILELFCFKEHIGKELVELWEDLKRIGVKHFALSVPDIHKAKKHLLDKGIIQEDIEIKKGRTGILYFFIQDPDGNFVEIVEDRRNIKL
- a CDS encoding WYL domain-containing protein is translated as MLYPFSDFNIKDKCEIIFPIEILVYTQERMTRNDAEFLRAYIEIIKFLLDKGEWVETKQIRDFLSNLGILQGNYENKRRKLNNYLNHLHTRDYIEKQISGRSNRWKINERMFTNIISLSDKEKDALLLSLTFTPEEYKKFEYQNVIKNILRKAGEKISEEKEFILNNAFTNIPLLHTGNYPYDFQLVDTLIEDILKKRVIKIRYKNKTKDIIPLKIVYFHGALYLLAKRIGNTRYSTYRLGCIKRIGVVNEVEDTKIFYRGSSRTPLNFEDEEPFPFAVKLPDYYGVCGNSGKFKVFYTQFHIEKLTDNSYKAYLLGFSSRRFFPAFSYLEIEEIYPPDEDMIAIMGKYLPEEKENLIKVLTGKKLDTLLETDLQTLQKRFLAFIKDYNKFLENRKQKLSKFVEQ